The nucleotide sequence gcagaaaccttttcatcgaccagtaacatgttcatgaaaatgaTGCTAGCGGGGACCTTCTTCTCTCGAATCAACCAAATGTGAGCAACTCGCACACACATCTTGagattctttcttcctccagaaacagctgagattggagtgtatttggcagacatcattggcttgttttttcctttccaagagagaggatgcttatttagattgagatggtttggctaataggttatgatatatttataggaaaaaggtgGAATACGTGTGAGTATGATATGTCGGTTgagcaataaagagtattagttatcaggataagcacaaaatagtggaaaaaaaattaggaaatgaccaacattttaggataaagattaatatgaataaaatgaaattaatattgttgatggggcactttgttttacttaagaattggcatttttttttacttaagaattaccatagttgattcgccaaaacatattttagagatgtggatgaaatgtgtagtagttacttgaatgagaggaattaggatttttagtttgtttccacccaaaacatattttagagatgtggatgaaatcccctacttatttgaatgagagaaataaattttagtttgtttccaccaaaaagttactttagagatgtggatgaaatctcttagttacttgaatgagaagaattaggatttttagtttgtttccaccgaaaacatattttagagatgtggatgaaatcccctacttatttgaatgagagaaataaggattttagtttgtttccaccaaaaagttagattagagatgtggatgaaatctcttagttacttgaatgagagaaattaggattaggatttaagtttgtttccacccaaaacatattttagagatgtggatgaaatctttagtagttacttgaatgagaggaattaggatttttagtttgtttccacacaaaacatattttagagatgtggatgaaatctttagtagttacttgaatgagaggaattatgatttttagtttgtttccacccaaaacatattttaaagatgtggatgaaatcccctaattatttgaatgagagaaataaagattttagtttgtttccaccaaaaacttagtttagagatgtggatgaaatctcttagttacttgaatgagagaaattaggattaggattttagtttgtttccacccaaaacatattttagagatgtggataaaatctttagtagttatttgaatgagatgaattaggatttttagtttgtttcaacccaaaacatattttagagatgtgaatgaaatcccctaattatttgaatgagagaaataaattttagtttgtttccaccaaaaagttactttagagatgtggatgaaatctcttagttacttgattgagagaaattaggattaggattttagtttgtttccacccaaaacatattttagagattaggattagtaattgttagtaataatgttaagAGGAGACGTTACACAGctatgctactaaattgattctagtaattgttactaataatgttactaaaagccatgttactaaaatgcttcagtaacacagccatgctactaaattgattcagcaacacaaaaacaaacacaaatatataaatcaaaaagcaaagcaagcaaggctaaattatttatgaaattcaagggacatttgctaaattcaaagacaaaaaaaatagatgcttccaaaactctaagaaactaaaacttaaaattcaaattggaaaggtcttgcacaatttatctaaacatggactaattgtaaataacatcaaggtagatggtatcatgtgacccaaccatcggagcatcccctctgatcttcacaccttcACGGAGCCTGCGAGCTTCCACAAACCTATTTCAACGCCGTCCTATCTTGAAATGTTCATAAGGAATAGTTGCAAAAGTTAGCTCACAAACGGAAAAGGAACAAAATAAGTTAAGGTGGACACGAAAAGTGTATCATACCATACAACCTTTTGTAACATCATACTCAGTTAATTTTTTTCGAAATCAAGAACCATGTCACTAATATTGTGACAATAAGCAAGAAGAGTGTTATTGGGGGGAGATACTCATCGAAagttgcttgcaaattcatcttgtCAAGAAGGAAATGCATAGGGGGATCAAAAACCGGGTAGGGGATATTCTTGTGAAACCTATCAGTCAAGTGTATATCAAACTGTCCGTCACCCACAAAAACCAAGGTAATCCGGGCACCAAGATCGATTCCGTAAAAGTCACGAATCGCTTTCCATCCCTTTGTGAGAAAAAAATGCTTCGTTTACTCTGTCAaccaatacttcaaacttgttggacttaggatcagtcaatattgcataacgcccaatttgatctccgaaatcaccgccaaacatgtttggcaagcatactgcaccctaaaaaaataacaaacaaaaacatcacacacgttgataaaatagaatgcaaataattaagaatagatatatttcgcaaaaaacacatacaacatcaatgtcatattcaacgatatatgataTGTATTTCAGTCTgagcttgttgattgctttgtcaagatcagaaaaagggtttttcaccaacggacctacaaaagattaaaagggattgaaagaatgaATTATACTTTAAAACAGCGATAAATGtttctggaagccatgttgaaaagagatttcggtttaggagaaatgattaaaatatattggtgagggtttggaggagagaaaggtatggttttaaaaagagatttcggtttaggagaaaagattaaaatatattggttagggtttggaggaggggaattatgAAATTTGgtttaggaggagtgaagttagatggttagggtttggaggaggagaattaggaaatatggttaggttttaaaggagggaaaagttgctaaaatattaggttaaaattagggcaacaaagctttgtttaggaataagaagataTATTAGGGTAAATGAGTTGAGGAAGTGAGGAAAAAAATATGGCAACAGaaaatatggaaatcaattagataggttttaggaggagggaaattaggaaatcatggttagggtttggaggaggggaattaggaaatatggttaggttttaaaggaggggaattaggttttaagaggagggaaattaggaaatcatggttagggtttggaggaggggaattaggaaatatggttaggttttgaaggagagaaaagtggctataattttttaggttaaatattagttggaattagggcaacaatgttaggtttataaataaaaagaaatatggttaggttttgaaggagggaaaagttgctaaaatataaggttaaaattagggcaacaaagctttgtttaggaacgTTTAAGAGAAAtgtatggttttaaaaagagattacagtttaggagaaaggattaaaatatattggtgagggtttggaggaggggagttaggaaatatggtttatcgaaatcaattagataggtagAAATTTCAGTTTAAGTgaaaggtatggttttaaaaagagcTCTCGGTTTAGgataaaggattaaaatatattggtgagggtttggaggaggggagttaggagatatggtttatggaaatcaattagataggttttaggaggagtgaagttaggaaattatggttagggtttggaggagggaaattagaaaatatggttaggttttgaaggagggaaaagttgctaaaatattaggttaaaattagggcgacaaagctttgtttaggaataagaagataagtggggtgtccggggttcgaaccccggcccctgcatatgataatgcattgtccctgccaactgagctatgctcacggggacttttattattattattctttattattattattattttagtagtgtttgtttagattttttttagggattttataaacaacattttatcaaaaaaaaatattgaaaaactattaggattaattttattttttaaaatctattttttttttttttaataaaacgaAGGTACCAGATGAACaagttaaaaattatttattttttaaaataggatatttaagaatagttttttttggttatatgatatttttaaatagcttcaaattttttaaaacgtccctaaaaaacttatatatttttacacaaactttatttttttaagctgAAACAAACTCATCGTCAAACTTGCCCAATAAACCATCGAATATATTTGTCTTAATAggttttactctttttttatcttatcttatcatatggttttccatttattttaacaATCAATCAAGACACAAATTCTTCCAACACTGTgtactaatttatttatgttactGCTGTGTAAtagtctttataaaaaaaaataaaattaatttataataaaaatatattttaaccaACATAGGTTAATCAGTTTGATAAGCGTTGATTTTCATGTGTTTAAATAACACAAGTACCTTTCATGGTTAGCTTAATTACTTCCATATTTTGACACTCAGCAAAAGACATGTCTTGCTTGACTTTGACAATATGAGGCTCCTGCGGGTACATGTTTCCAAAGTCTCACATTGGTGCTTTCTGTGTTTCTTTGAGTAAGTCCAAGAAAAaggttcaaaattaaaaacttcaccaaaaaagcCAAGGTCAATTTAAAGCATCAACTTTTTGCTCTCTCTTTGGTTGTTGAAAAAAACCTACTACTTCTGAGATGTATCTTTCAACTTTCAAGTCCCAAacctcaaaaaatttaaattttgaaaacatgTTTCAATTTTGGAGCTTGAACAAGTGGTCCATAACTTTTTGAGAGTAATGGAGTAAATGTCtaaatgatattattttacttGCAGCTTATGTCTCTGACTATTGCACCTACTTTTTACTATTCAATGTGTGCTATATTTATTAAACTAGTTTACTATATTCTTAAAGTTGATTCAATTTTAAGAATTATTGAGAGGTCCTTGGAGAATTCACTTCCCTCCACCGTTGGTTGGAAACAGAATTTTCAAATTATGGTGGATTTTTTAGCATATATCAACCatgaaattaataaattacatGTTTCTTGTTTTGACAGAATTAATAAGTACATGAAATGATGTGAACATCAGATATTGTTACTCCCTTCAAGCAAGCATATGATTGGAAGATGTTTTGTGAATTCCAACTTAGGAAGTATATGGATTTAGTGACCAAGtgagcaagtttttttttttatttgaaatcacAAATATTACTAGTTATTAGTTGTAAGTTGATCACATGAGGGATTAGGCAGCAACATAAGTAAACTAGAAGCAATATGTTCACACACAAATGGATTAGCATGAGTTGGTTGGTTGGAGTGTTTTCTGTTTCTATTTCCCAATAGATCCACATGCATCAAATCAGTGTCTGATTATGTTGTTTACATATTTAAACTAGGGTTCCAGCcatttagttttaatattttttgatacaaagtcaaatatttcatatttgattattattattattattattattattattattatatttaattgtattGTCAATTTAATAAGAATCGATGATATAACCCACTTGAGTTGATTTTATGGTATTGGCTTGAGACCATGAGTGTGTTCATTTCAAGgccttgttttttatttctcccGATTTCAATTTTAATGGATTAGTTCATACATAGTTTTGCTCTAACTTTAAATGAGTCTCCCAAGTGGACGGTGCAATTTGACCTCTCAAATTAGTCTATTCTTAAGTCAGATACCGAGTTTGAAAAAAAGAATCTACAAGATCACACAATAGAGCAAATTAATTAGAGCATTTCTCTTAACTAAATTACCAAGATTGATTGAGAATGGAGCGTAGAAGCCTAATAGAAATCATTGGGAAAAAAGCCCAATGAAATTGGGGTTTAGCAAGGGTGAGGCGAGGGATGTCACCATCCACACTAAAAATTGTCACCATCCTATAGCTGGCTCGAACTGGTCACGTGTCCGGTTTCCGGTTCAATCGATCGAACCGGCCAATCCAAGTCGGTTTTCAAAACTATGCAACTAAGGTcgacacctttttttttttgttggaaaaaaaccaaaacggaATAGTGTAAAATTAGTCTgttcttaaaatataaataggagaggatTTTGGAATATGAAAAAAAGAGgagttatttttctttctattgaaattttgaaaatgaatgttttttttaaggaaaagtgAATGTTAACTATCCTTCATAAAAAAGTGAATAGatgcaaaacaaataaaatgtagTTAATCATGCTATAGAACAAACTATTATCGTGAAAATTAGGCAAATACAACCAAATAGCATTAAGAATCTCATCCTCAATCAAAGCTGAAGATTTGAAACATGAGAAAATATGAGAGGAAAAAAGATGAGAATTCATTTCCGTAATCGTCAATTTGTAACAATCCTTCTCCTTTGTGGTCGTCAATTAGTATGCTAGGAAGACTTTGATATTTCTTTTTAGTAAattgggaaaaaaataatattaatatgcaTTAGCTATTCTCAAGCACAAGTCTTGCTAAAGAATAAAGATTAACATAAGTAATTCAAGATGCAAAACAAAACATCAGCAATATAGATGATGATAATACCAAACATAATTAGATGGTATCtgattattctttcaaaaaaaaaaaagatggtatCTATTAAGAAACACAATAATTGTTGTATATCTtcaaaagaatcaaaacaaGTAAAGTAAAAGTTACAAATGCCTTTGATAtgtaacattttttgttttccatctaaaaatttgatttcattaattaattcaatgtGCTTTGGACATGCTGCATTTTTGCTCTTGAATTGGATAGAACACATATTATTAGACTATCATAAAAAGATTTGTACCacaaagaatagaaacaaagtGACAATCATTACAACAAACATATAAgggaaattatatagtatatgaaGATATATATTAGCAAGTTTACATTAAATCAAAGCaagatttttcataaattagtGATGCAAACTGTATAAAATCCAGGATGTGCTAACTTGGCTTGATATGTTACTTCTTCCATTGAGGAATCCTTTGAACAACAACCTAAAAGCCATcatagaaaatataatatatgaatcCATTAGAACTATTGTACTTATGAAAAACAGTCTTGATAATTTTAGAATAAAtcattagttttttcttttgaagataACCATACAGGTTTAAAAAGATTCCCTAGTCACTATTTCTTTTGCATTAGGTAAAAAAGACAAGCATGTTCATATTTACTTTCTTCATGCTTTAATTATCATATCATCCAAGGGTCAAGTAAATAGACATAATACATATAAGAATAGATATGTTACTGTTACTTACAGTAAATTGTAATCAATTTGACAGCATATAGTATATATTGAAACTTGATGATATATGGCACAAATGATTATGaaaccatatatatattgaaagttGTTTAGAACTCAAGTCTGCCGCACCGGAACAAACTTAGTAAAAGGTGTACCGGAACAGTAGCCCCCTTTAGGCTAAAGGCCTATCAACCATCGCATGTGGCTTATGTCCTTATTGTAGTTTCAATGTTTTGACCTCAAATCTTAGACACCGCTTTTCTAAGGTATTGTCCGCATTGAGTATTGTGTAAGCCCTCACAATTGGTTCTTAGGTGTATATAAACTATCCTCAATTCTCAAGTAATGTGAGAAATTTTTGGTGTACTGTGACTAAAGCAAATCATATGCTCTGCACTTATATGTAACTATCACTCATGGCACCACATTTTTCACACTAAACATGAGATATAGCATAATTTTGTATTTCAAAATTGATCTAGTATTGTAGAAagaacaattattttgaaagataCCTTGCCAGAGTTTTCTTTGTTCCCTACAATAGTTTGACAAGCCAACCTCCAAGATTCAGGTTTCTGTTTACAAATGCAAAAGCTCAAAAGATTAGTTAATTTCAAAATCTTGGATCATACCACCCTCACAATATGAAAGGAACATTTTGATAAGCAAATGTTAATTTTAACTGATTTGCGCTAAATGTTAAATGAGTTAAAGAACGGCGAAGCAAAGCATgatgaaagaataaaaatactaatataaCAACTAATATATTAACATTTGTCAATAAGAAAACTTGTATGAGATAGGTTTAAAAATGAGTTCAACTCGAACATTCTTTCAAACGacttttaaagaaattataatACTTCTCATTGGCTTAGGAAACTTGAAAACAATGTGTTAAAATTGATTCCAATAATGTGTTAAGCATTTTACTATATTAGGAATCATCGTTTCTCAAATACAGATAAAATTAAGTACAAGGGCAGAGAACATGCCTTCTTAAGATATTTTAGTTCAGTATTTGTCCTTTCATTTAAAAGATCCTTTCCTTCAATGATCTGCAACAGAACAATTTATATGTGTAGCAGCAATTAGAGATGTAATAAGTACTAATTTGTAGTAAAGCgaaaaactatctaaaataatTCATGTCTTGGATATGTTATGCTAACTGACCAAGAGAACATATTCATACTGATTATTATTAAAccctaataataaaaataaaaatggatcaTGTTAGTATGatatgagaagaagaaaattcaCACCTCCACTATGCAAGTTCCACAGCTACCCCCTCCACCGCAGTTCATCAATTTCCCCTGTTGTTACAGTTAAAATTAGATTGcaaaaactataataaataaacgatttattcttctttttagttgttcttgtttcttttaaatCTTCTAAAAAATTGATCCTTTTGGTTCCTGATATTGGCATAATCTGAAATGCTTAAATTTTAACCAAATTATTGGTAAGAAGTATCAATTGACTCTGCCGATGATTATTATTAATCTAGAAACCCAACCACATCTATAATATCAGACATCAATTAAGATATATGAGTTCAGTTTCACTCGGACCAATGTAGCgttcatatttaaaatatatatattaagatatattttttttaaaaataaatcaatgaaTTTTATATATACATAGAATATACAAAAAGaaggataaaataaaaagagaaaaaaagtagATGTTGATTGGAATTAAGTATGTGGTATGATACATACATACGTGGCATAAAGGTCAATCTTGTTATCCGACATGATACTCCTCATCAACTTCTCTCCGCTTATTGCTTTCACTTTATCCACCGGAAACGATCCATCACCCTCTGGTTTTGGCTGCAATCAAATTTCATCACATTTTCATTTCAACTTCAATTgtaaaaattgtaataaatgaaaatgattgaaatgATACCCCAACGAACTCCAGCTCTATTTCCGGAGGAGGAGAAGGAGATTCAGGCGAATTTGCCACCAAACAAACTGAGTTCGGTCGCCGCCGGGGAAAATAAATTGTTGGATTCCGGTTACCGGCGGTGAGTGGAAACGGTGTGAATATATTATTCATACAAGCCATTTCCTTTTCTCCTTCGCGCTCTCTTACAACTCCAAGTGAAGCCAACCTGTTACCTGCCCAATATTGTATATTTCtattcaaaaacaataaaaacaaagtaGTATAGAAATTGATATCAAAATAAGTAAGTAAATCGTGTGagacttttgtaaaaaaaaaaaaaaaaagttaagtaagtttttcattttaatccctaaaaagtaaaatgagaTGTTTTCATCCtcttacaaaattttgttttatttttggtttttaatgaatataattttgacatgtttttaacattttttgaacataatataaatatataaatgttaaacATAATACACAAACATAAAATGAATACAATTTAATCATAAAAGAGTTACAATCTTAATATTCACATGAACATAAAGTgaccaaacaaaataaaaaaatctgtgACAATGAAAACATTcggtttaattttttaaggattaaaatcaaaattcgttatatttataggactaatatgacaatttaaatgaatcattttataataaaaattcttttgactaacataataattaacaggggttaaatatgtttttagtccctatgaaattgggaccttttaagtttagtccttatttaattttaatagtacttttagtccctaaaaaatattCTGCACTCAGCATTAGTCCCTCttgaattcaaatttgtttaatttatgcttaaactcttgagtttttgaacaattttttgcataCGTGTTAAGcacattttgcaaaatttgatttctacgtcctgattttgttaattttatcttggGTTAATAGaactttaccccctgtaatataagttatttctggtttccccctgtaatatatattttttatttaccccctgtaaaatatttttgttttgatttacccccctaataggccaaacacaaatcaattatatttttttttaaagaaattttcatttttgtttggcctattagggggtaaatcaaaacaaaaatattttacacggggtaaataaaaaaaaatattttacaggagggaaaatcagaaatgacctatattacagggggtaaagacctattaatccttttatctttaactttttcgttttaaaatattcatatttaatttgtttcatgttaacaaattctaaattttagtaaatgaaccttttataatgttctaaacttatctaaaaaaatcgttcaaaaatttaaaagtttaaggataattaaacaaattttgttttaacaggatctaaaattagaaataatttttgtttttgtagggactaaaaatcctattaaaattaagtaaagatTAAACTTAGAAGTTCTctattttataaggactaaaatcatattcaactctAACTAATACACTTTTATTCATATGTACTacctccattcctttttaattgtcacattttgacattttacacaaaccaaaataatcaataattgttactacatttgatgcaataagttatactttcactataatgaccttattcatttaatatcttatttcatatatttttctctccgcaataaataactaaggataatattgataaaacatatttttttttttttttttttaataaacaaaaaatcttgAGTGAGTTCTTTTTGAAAGTATTCCTCCTCCGCTGCAACTGTGTTCCGTTCCTTCAGTTCAGTCTAACTCACATTTCTTGTCCAGTTTCAGTTCAGTCACTGCAACAAATGCATCCACACATTCCCCATCGTATCCTTCGTTCAATTCTCTCATCAACTCTCAAACCAATCCATCTACGCCCATTCTCCTCATGGTTATCCCAACCCGGAAACCCACTCATCAACTGGCCCTCCCTCCCATCCAAACCAACTCCAATCCCAACCCTAAACCCAAACCCAAATTCAAAACCCGAATCCTCCCAACCCACTTTCTCCCCTAACGATTTCACTCTCATTTCAACTCTCTTCACCAACCCATCCATCTCACCCGGTTCATCTCTCCTCACCAACCTAACCCAAACCGGAATCAAACCTACTCCCCCTCTCCTCCACGCTGTCTTCGACCATTTCGCTTCGTCGCCGAAGCTACTTCATTCGCTTTATCTCTGGGCTCTAAATCAACCCGGGTTTAAACCTGATTCGAGTTTGTTTGATTCCGTAATCAATGCTCTTGCGAAAATGAAGGAGTTTGACGATGCTTGGAGTCTTGTTCTTGATCGTATTCgtagagatgatgatgatgatgagaaattGGTTTCTGTTGGGACTTTTGCTATCATCATTCGACGATATGCCAGAGCAGGTAGATGAAATGTTTTTCACTTTACCAATTTTTGTTGCTTGAATTGAAGTTTCTGTTTTGATTAGGGTTTAGAGTTTACTTAATTCATTATATGAAAGGTTTTATTAATTGATTATAGGCCTTGATAAGTGCTTATGAATAGGTCATATGGTTGTTTGGTTAAAAACAGTGGATAGTTTATAAGCTAGTATTTAGCTCATAGCGGATAAGCTAATTAgttgaatttgtattgtttggtaaaattattgGTTGAGCTaacatataaatatgaaatatatttaattaatatttaacttttttcaattaagattagAGGGGTAAAATTGGGAAAAATGATAAGCTttaagctacttgaattagcttatcaaaaCATGTCATAAGCTCATGACAAAATGACAATGATAAAGCGGGTCTTGCCAAAACATAGAACCCCTTGAATTGTTTCAGTCATACAagcttataaactataagctcaaaaatgCGTCTTGCCAAAACAGActcataatttgtttttgtgaaCTAAAGAACCCCTTGAATTGGTTACTGTATTAAATTCATTGACCATTTGCATTCTTTTTCAAGTTTATCCTTTAGAAGAGAGAATtagtttttgacaaaagaagagagaattaattaatgtttgcTTAAGTTTGTTTATTACATATTGCAGAAAAAGATGTAACATAATCCGTAGCATGTTCGTATTAAAATAGTAATTAATacactttgaaatttgaaagaggTCTTATAAAAAAGAGACAGAAAAAACTGAAGAGTgtcctatatttagggacaagAGTAGTATCCTGCAGACTTTATGGAAATGAGTTGAGAAACACTTGTGGACATATCAAaagctatttttataagttctcccaaacagtctcataaGTGTATAATTGTGTATGATAGTAGATAAACTCAAtcaagccaatccaaacagatcCATACTGAAAGTGAGTATGTAGATAGTGATTTTAGCttgaaaatatttaaagttTATTTTGGTGCCAATAATGTTTTTTGgaattttgttgatgaaaatcaattattaaCGTTGGTGTTTAAATTTTGTTGGATTAGTTATTTAACAGTCAATTatgagaataattttgtttttcacttcaaaaacaacaaaacaagtCATTGTTTTACCAAGTGATGATACAGTTTTGCCAACTATTCTCTTGCTTTATGTTATGAGgaatcaacttttttatttgctt is from Medicago truncatula cultivar Jemalong A17 chromosome 1, MtrunA17r5.0-ANR, whole genome shotgun sequence and encodes:
- the LOC11432837 gene encoding photosynthetic NDH subunit of subcomplex B 3, chloroplastic; translation: MACMNNIFTPFPLTAGNRNPTIYFPRRRPNSVCLVANSPESPSPPPEIELEFVGPKPEGDGSFPVDKVKAISGEKLMRSIMSDNKIDLYATYGKLMNCGGGGSCGTCIVEIIEGKDLLNERTNTELKYLKKKPESWRLACQTIVGNKENSGKVVVQRIPQWKK